One window from the genome of Haemorhous mexicanus isolate bHaeMex1 chromosome 22, bHaeMex1.pri, whole genome shotgun sequence encodes:
- the CRK gene encoding adapter molecule crk isoform X2, which translates to MAGQFDSEDRASWYWGRLSRVEAVSLLQGQRHGTFLVRDSSTIPGDFVLSVSESSRVSHYIVNSLGPAGARRAGSEGPGAPGSNPTRFRIGDQEFDSLPSLLEFYKIHYLDTTTLIEPVSRSRQNSGVILRQEEAEYVRALFDFNGNDEEDLPFKKGDILRIRDKPEEQWWNAEDSEGKRGMIPVPYVEKYRPSSASVPTLIGGR; encoded by the exons ATGGCCGGACAGTTTGACTCCGAGGACCGGGCGAGCTGGTACTGGGGCCGGCTGAGCCGTGTCGAGGCCGTATcgctgctgcaggggcagcgCCACGGCACCTTCCTGGTGCGCGACTCGAGCACCATCCCCGGCGACTTCGTGCTGTCGGTGTCCGAGAGCTCCCGCGTCTCGCACTACATCGTCAACAGCCTGGGGCCGGCGGGAGCCCGGCGGGCCGGCAGCGAGGGCCCCGGGGCCCCGG GGTCGAATCCCACCAGGTTTCGAATAGGTGACCAAGAGTTTGATTCTTTGCCATCTTTACTGGAATTCTACAAAATTCACTATTTGGACACTACAACCTTGATAGAACCCGTTTCGCGCTCGAGGCAGAATAGCGGGGTTATCCTCAGGCAGGAGGAGGCCGAGTATGTGCGAGCCCTCTTTGACTTTAATGGCAATGATGAGGAAGACCTCCCCTTTAAGAAAGGAGACATCCTGAGAATCCGGGATAAGCCTGAAGAGCAGTGGTGGAACGCAGAAGACAGCGAAGGGAAGAGGGGAATGATACCCGTTCCTTACGTCGAGAAGTATAGACCTTCCTCTGCTTCAGTCCCCACTCTGATTGGAG